In the genome of Abyssalbus ytuae, the window TATAGAGTACCTTTGAGCAACTTTATAAATAACATAAAAACTAAACAACAATTAAAATGAAGTTTTTTATTGATACTGCAAATTTAGAGCAGATAGCCGAAGCTCAAGCTCTTGGTGTATTAGATGGCGTAACCACCAACCCATCATTAATGGCTAAAGAAGGTATAACCGGAAAAAATAATATTCTAAAGCATTATGTAGATATATGCAATATTGTTGATGGTGATGTATCAGCCGAGGTGATAGCCACCGATTTTGAAGGAATGATAAAAGAAGGTGAGGAGCTTGCAGATTTACATGAGCAAATTGTTGTTAAGGTACCCATGATCAAAGAAGGGGTAAAAGCAATAAAATATTTTAACGATAAAGGTATAAAAACCAATTGTACACTGGTATTTTCCTTGGGGCAGGCATTACTGGCGGCCAAGGCAGGGGCAACTTATGTTTCTCCTTTTATAGGCAGGCTTGATGATATATCTACTGATGGATTGGATTTAATTGCAGATATTCGTGAAGTTTATGATAATTATGGCTTTGAGACCCAAATCCTGGCAGCTTCTGTAAGGCATACAATGCATGTAATTGAGTGTGCTAAAATTGGGGCTGATGTTATGACCGGGCCATTATCTTCAATTACAGGGCTGTTAAAGCACCCGTTAACTGATATTGGGTTGGAAAAATTTCTGGAGGATTATAAAAAAGGTAATTAGGAGTAAAAATTATAAAAAACAAAAACGGCTATAAAAGCCGTTTTTTTTGTTTTATGACAGGGAATATAGTAGATTTATTAAATAAATGGATTAATTTCAATCTTCAAACAAATCTTAACAAGGAATTACCCGATATTGTTATTTTAAAACTTGATATTGTTAATAAAAAATATTTAATTGACTAAACTTTACATCAAAGTAAATAGTTCTTTAATTATTTTTATCCATCAATACTTTTATGAAAAATATTTTATGAATTTTTTTTTCAGGTTTGACCCCAACGTTACACTTAGAGCGGTGTTAGATGAACAGCTTTCAAAGTATAATATAGACTATATAATAAAAGGTTTAGGAGAAATAGAAATTAAAAGTAACCTTAATACCGAGATACAAAATAAACTGGTTTCCGGTTTAGAGCATTACGGTATATATGCGGTAAGCGATCATAAAAGTGAACTTGTACAAAGAATAAAGAATGCCATTACTCAAATGGTTCATGAATCCGGAGAGGATAAAAATTTTAAAGCCTCTGTTTACCTGGCTGAAAAACTGGGGTATTCCTACACTTACTTATCTGCCTTATTTTCAGAAGTAACTTATACTTCCATAGAAAACTTTATTATTCTGAAAAAAATTGACTATGCAAAAGAACTTATAATAAACAGTGACCTGACCTTATCTGAAATAGCATATAAACTTAATTACAGCAGTGTAGCCCATTTATCAAATCAATTTAAAAAAACTACCGGGTTAACACCCAGAGTTTTTCAAAACATAATTAAGAGACGAAAAAACCCAACAATAGAAGATTAAAAGAACCTTTTTTTAACAAATGAATATAAATGCATTAAATGTTGTCCTTGTAGATGATGACGAAGACGACAGATTATTATTTAAAGATGCTATAGATGAAATAAGAATTAAAACCAATTTAGTTTCATTTTGCAATGGTCAGGATTTTATGGACTTTTTAAACAATCCTCAGACTATTTTACCCCAAATAGTTTTTCTCGATTTGAACATGCCTATTAAAAACGGAATTCAATGTTTGGAAGAAATTAAGAAGAACAATCGGCTAAGAAACATATCGGTGGTTATTTACTCAACATCTTCATCAGAAAAAGATATAGAAGACACTTTTGTTAAAGGAGCTAACGTTTATATAAATAAACCTAACGATTTTAATAAATTAAAAAAGGCAATAGAAGAAGTTTTAAAAATTAACTGGCAATATCAAACTTCTACCCTCAACAAAGAAAACTTTTTACTCCGTATATAAATAATGATAGTCAACTCTGCAAAGGCCTCTAATAAAGTAAATCTGATAATATTTATTATAGCCGTGACCCTACTTTTATTTATAGCGGGGATTTCTTATAAACAATCAGAATCTTTCAGGGAATCATCAGGACTGGTATCTCATACTTATGAGGTGAGTATGGAAATAAATCATATGTTTTCCCTTTTTTCATTATTGGAATCCGATGAGTTAAACTATTTAATTTCAAAAGACTCTGCTTATTTAAAAACTATTGAAACAGACAAGGTAGAAATAGAACAGTCTCTTGTAAGAATAGACAGTTTGACCGGTTATGATAAAATTCAGCAAAAGAATATAGATTCTATCAATAAAATAAAAAATAAGTTTTACGAAACACTACGCTATATAAACTTTAATATATTCACCGAGGAAATTGACCAGAGTTATGTTGATAATGAAATAGCCAGCATTAATAAATATATGGAAAAAATAAGCAATCAAACTGATTTGATGATTGCTGAAGAACAAAGGTTATTAAAAGAAAGAAAAGAAGAATATGTAGAGGATAGCTGGTTTACTCCCATACTTTCGCTGGTTATGGGTACATTTGCTTTGTTGGTTATGGCTCTTGCTTTTTATAAAATAAATCAGGACCGGAAACAAATTATCGATACCCAATCATTTTTACAAAATATTTTAAAAACTACTAATAACGTTATAAGTTATTTTGAACCTGTATATAATGAAGAAGAAGAAATTGTAGATTTTGAAATTATATATACCAATGAACTTATTGAGGATGTTACCGGAGATGTAGCGTTGGAAATTCAGGGGAAAAAAATATCGGAAGTATATCCGTTTTTATTTGAAAACGGGGTTTTTGAAATATTTAAAGAGTGTATAGAAAAAGATAAAAGGATAGAATACGAACGCCTGTTTGTTTTTAACGGAAAAAAAATGTGGTTTTATAATGCCGCTGTAAAATTAGGTGATGGCCTTACTTTAACTTCTCATGATGTTACAAAAGAAACAGTTATAAAAAATGAATTACTCGACTTAAATGAAAGACTGGAAATTCAAAATACAGTTTTAAAAGCAGCCAAGGCCATAGCCAAAATAGGTAGCTATGAATGGAGACTGGATGAAAATAAAATTCGTTTTTCTGAAAATTTATACAAAATGTTGGGTTATGAGCCTGAACAGCTTTTGTCATCCTATAAAAATCTCCTGTTAGTAATACACCCTGAAGACAGGAAAAAGTTTAAGAAACGGTTATTAAAAGTTAAAAACAAAAAAGTTTTTAAGGAATACACATTCAGGGTACTTAATAAAAATAAAAAGGTCAGATACTTTAAATTTACAGGAAGTTTTATAGATACTTTAAACAAAAACATTTTTCTCGGCGTTGTACAGGATGTGACTGTGTTACTGGAAGATGAAAAGATTTTAAAGAATAAGAACCAGGAATTAAAACGTACAAATGCCGAGTTAGAATCATTTAACAGGGTAGCGAGCCATGATTTGCAGGAACCTTTACGAAAAATTCAAATTTTTATTTCCCGCATTTATGATAGTGAATACACTTCTTTAAGCGAAAAAAGTAAAGGGTACTTTGATAAAATTTCTTCTTCGGCAGAAAGAATGCGAAAACTTATTACCTATTTGCTTACTTATTCACGTATAAGTAAACCCGAAAGTGTTTTTGAAAAAACAAACCTGAATAATGTTCTGCAAAGGGTAAAGGAATATCTGGCAGAAATAATAAGCGATAATGATTTGGTAATTAATTCCGAAAATCTTCCTGTGGTACACGGTATTACTTTCCAAATGGAACAGATTTTCAGTAATATAATTTCTAATTCCGTTAAATACAAAAGAAAAGGAATAAAACCGGTAATCAGTATTACAGCAGAATTAGTAGAAAAACAGGAAGTACCTGAACTTGCCGGTTTAAATCCCAGTTACTCCGAGTATTACAAAATTTCATTTGAAGATAACGGAATAGGTTTCAATCAGGAACATTCGCAAATAATATTTGAACTTTTTCAAAGATTGCACGGAAAAAACGAATACGGGGGTACAGGCATCGGGTTAACTATTTGTAAAAAAATAGTGGAAAATCATCATGGTTATATAGGTGCGAATGGTAAGCCCGGAGAAGGAGCTGTATTCTATTTTTACCTGCCAGTTGTTTAAAAATTACATTACTTTTTGTGTCCTATCTTTAATTAACTTCATGCAAAATATTGTGTAATCTTCACTTTCACAGTGTTTTAAGTTTTAAAATTCATACTGTTTTAATTCTTTTTTAACTAATAATAATAGAATTATGTAAAAGAATTAAAAGATTGTGTAAAAAAGACACTCTCTTGCCGGCCTATATTTGTACCAGAGATTTTAAGTAAATCGAATTGATACATTTTAAATATAAACCAGATTGATATAACTGATTGATGTAGTAAACAAATTACAACAGACCCCGAATAAAATTAAAAGTAAAAATGTTGGATAGAGATCAAGTTTCAAAAATTTTAATAATAATAGGAACAATATGCATACTAATATGGGGAGTAGGATATTTTTATTATGATGTGGCTTCATTATCTATACACTTACTCCTGATTGCAGCAGCTTCCATGCTGATTTTTAAAATACTAATAGAATAAAACTAATAAGAAAACACAAATATAACATCACAAACTATGAAAACAATAAATATAAATATCAACCGATTAGATGAGGTAATTAATGAGCTAAATACTAAGCTTGGAGGAGAGTTAAAAAGCAAATCAGGAGAATATGTAATGGATATTGATAATGATTTGGCAAAAGGGACTATAAAAGGTATTTGTTATAAAGAAGGATTGTCATACTTAGAATATGATCTAAAGTTTTATGAAGATGTAAAGATTTATATGAAATCTTCAAAAACAAACCCTATACTATTTATGTACTGTTCAAACGGTACTCTAACTCACAATTTTTTAAGCAATAAAGCAAAACGATCATTAAAGCAGTTTCAGACAGCTATCGTTTCTGCAGGCAGGACCGAAACACATGAACTATTCTTTGCAAAAAATGTTTATACAACTTTAACTATAATTCATGTTGAGAAAAACATAAATGGTGAATATAATAATTTCACTATGCTTAACAAGCAATTACAAGAGTTATTTGCCTCTGAAAAAACTGATAAAAACTTTGCATACTTCGGTACTTATAATCTTCAGGTATACGAGCAGATTTCTCAGTTAAAAGATATACAGGCAGAAGGTTTTTCAAGAATCTTCCAAATTCAGGGAATCATTTATTTAATTCTTGCGCTGGAAATACAACAACATTTATTTGATACCAAAAATCAGGAAGAAAATCTTGGAAGCCTAACCAGGTTTGAGATGTCTAAAATTAAAGAGTTATCCGAGATGATTAAAGAGCATCCGGAAGAACAGTATACAATTAAATCATTGTGTGGAGAAAGCGGCCTGTCGCCTGCCAAATTGCAAGAAGGATTTAAATTGATGCATGGAAGGACTGTAACTGACTATATAAGAAATATTAGGGTGGAAGTATCCGAAGAATTAATAAAAACTACTGACATGAACATTTCCGAAGTAGTTTATAGTGTAGGATTAACCAGCAGAAGTTACTTCTCCAAAATATTTAAAGAAAAGTATAATTGTTCACCAAGAGAGTATCAAAACCAAAAAAAGATGTTAGCTGCAACAGCATAATATATATATCACACTTAAAAAAAACCGGTTTTTAAACCGGTTTTTTTTTACTTTAATTTTGAACTAAAATGGTTCCGTTTGGTTTTTCAAAAGCAAATTTACCTAACTGCTTTTCCAGTTCAGGGTCATAAGCATTGGCAAATGCGTTAATAATTGTACCGTCTTCACTGGCAATTATCATCTTATTTAAACTGTTTACCACTAATTTTTTTCGGGCTTTTTCAGCATTTGCACATCGGTATTGTTTGTGGGAGTTAAATTTATGCGAGGTAAGGTTGTTAACCCAACTTTTATGATCATCATTAATATTTATACCTACAAAATTGTATTCAGGAAAAAGTTGTTTAAGTTCTTCAACTCTCTTGTTAATATGTTTCATATGATTTTTTTGATGCAATGACCAAAAATAATAAACCGTTTTTTTGTTTTTATCTAAACTGTCAATTACAATTTTTTTGCCATCCAATGAGACCAACATAACTTTAGGCATGGTTTTACCAGCCTGTAAATCGGATATATTGTTGTACAAATCATCTATTTCTTCGCTATGCTTGTTGTTTTTAGATATTTTGTTAAATTCTGCTATAAATTTTTTATTGTTAGCAGGATTATGACCATCCAATAAATAATCATATGCAGCATTCCTAAAAAGATTATCTCTTAAATTTTGTGGTTTGGCCAAACTATCTATGAGGTAAAGCTTATGTATGTGATAATGTAGTGTTTGCTCAATTTTATTGTTTTTTTTATCACAATCGCCTAAACAATCCACATATGATAAATTATTAAAATGCATTACCATATAATTAAGATATGGCCTGAAATAACTTAAAGAAGAATCACTATAATGCTCCTCGGAGCGGTAATCGTAAAAGTTTTCAGGTAGTTTTTTGATATAATGAAGCCGATGTTTGAATTTATGCATATACGGATAAATTTCCATATTGGCAAAATGTGAATAATCAATTACTGCTTTAGCTATTTTTCTGGCGTCTTTAGAAAGATGATGATTTTTTATAAGGTTATGATACTGGTCAAGTTTCATTGCTTTAAGAGAATCAACTCTTTTTCTAAACTCAATCGCTTCAAGAAAATAGTAATTATCAATAAGGGCATCTTCATCCTCATTAACAAGAAACATATCAATTAAGAAATTATTTTTTTCTGATCCGGGACCTGAAAATACAAGTGATTCATCAAAATCAAGAGTGTTCAAACGGATGTTAATGCTATCACCTTTTTCTATAAAAACATATTGGTATTCAATATGTTGGAAATTGTACAAACCTTCTTTAAAATTATCCAGTTTAAATAAAAAACGATTGTTGTTATCCAGCTTTGCAGAATCTATAACTACATCATCCTTGAAAAGCACAACATAGTTATCACGAGGATTTACTATTTCACCCCCAAAATAAGCTATAGAACGTTTTTCATTTTTATCACAACCTATAAAAGTTATAGCTAAAAATGCCAGTAGAGCTTTTTTCATACATACATAAACCGTACAGATTTTCACTGTAACCTAATTGATACAGAACAAATGTAACAAAGCCTAAAAACGTTTGGTGTTAATAGTGAGTTAAAAAAGTCTATTAAAAAGTTAACCGAACAGTTTAAATTGGTGCTTATTTGTTACTTTTGGCCTATTAATTTTGAACGTAAAAATAAAATAAATGTTATCAGTATCAAATCTTTCTGTGCAATTTGGTAAAAGAGTGCTGTTTGATGAAGTGAATGTGACCTTTACTCAAGGTAATTGTTACGGTATAATCGGAGCCAACGGAGCAGGAAAATCTACCTTTTTAAAAATATTATCAGGAAAACAGGAGCCCACCGGCGGATATGTGCATCTGGAACCCGGCAAGCGAATGTCGGTTTTAGAACAAAATCACAATTTGTACGATGAATATCCTGTGTTGGAAACAGTGGTTATGGGGAATAAACCTTTGTATGAGGTGAAAAAGGAAATGGATGCATTATATGCCGATTATTCTGATGAGAATGCTGACAGGATAGGGGAGTTACAAGTACAGTTTGAAGAGATGAACGGGTGGAATGCCGACAGCGATGCTGCAGCCTTGTTGTCTAATCTCGGAATTTCCGAAGATTTACATTACACCTTAATGGCCGATATGGACAATAAATTAAAAGTAAGGGTATTACTTGCTCAGGCACTTTTTGGAAATCCCGATGTACTTATAATGGATGAGCCTACCAACGATCTGGATT includes:
- the fsa gene encoding fructose-6-phosphate aldolase; translated protein: MKFFIDTANLEQIAEAQALGVLDGVTTNPSLMAKEGITGKNNILKHYVDICNIVDGDVSAEVIATDFEGMIKEGEELADLHEQIVVKVPMIKEGVKAIKYFNDKGIKTNCTLVFSLGQALLAAKAGATYVSPFIGRLDDISTDGLDLIADIREVYDNYGFETQILAASVRHTMHVIECAKIGADVMTGPLSSITGLLKHPLTDIGLEKFLEDYKKGN
- a CDS encoding helix-turn-helix domain-containing protein; the encoded protein is MNFFFRFDPNVTLRAVLDEQLSKYNIDYIIKGLGEIEIKSNLNTEIQNKLVSGLEHYGIYAVSDHKSELVQRIKNAITQMVHESGEDKNFKASVYLAEKLGYSYTYLSALFSEVTYTSIENFIILKKIDYAKELIINSDLTLSEIAYKLNYSSVAHLSNQFKKTTGLTPRVFQNIIKRRKNPTIED
- a CDS encoding response regulator — protein: MNINALNVVLVDDDEDDRLLFKDAIDEIRIKTNLVSFCNGQDFMDFLNNPQTILPQIVFLDLNMPIKNGIQCLEEIKKNNRLRNISVVIYSTSSSEKDIEDTFVKGANVYINKPNDFNKLKKAIEEVLKINWQYQTSTLNKENFLLRI
- a CDS encoding ATP-binding protein; amino-acid sequence: MIVNSAKASNKVNLIIFIIAVTLLLFIAGISYKQSESFRESSGLVSHTYEVSMEINHMFSLFSLLESDELNYLISKDSAYLKTIETDKVEIEQSLVRIDSLTGYDKIQQKNIDSINKIKNKFYETLRYINFNIFTEEIDQSYVDNEIASINKYMEKISNQTDLMIAEEQRLLKERKEEYVEDSWFTPILSLVMGTFALLVMALAFYKINQDRKQIIDTQSFLQNILKTTNNVISYFEPVYNEEEEIVDFEIIYTNELIEDVTGDVALEIQGKKISEVYPFLFENGVFEIFKECIEKDKRIEYERLFVFNGKKMWFYNAAVKLGDGLTLTSHDVTKETVIKNELLDLNERLEIQNTVLKAAKAIAKIGSYEWRLDENKIRFSENLYKMLGYEPEQLLSSYKNLLLVIHPEDRKKFKKRLLKVKNKKVFKEYTFRVLNKNKKVRYFKFTGSFIDTLNKNIFLGVVQDVTVLLEDEKILKNKNQELKRTNAELESFNRVASHDLQEPLRKIQIFISRIYDSEYTSLSEKSKGYFDKISSSAERMRKLITYLLTYSRISKPESVFEKTNLNNVLQRVKEYLAEIISDNDLVINSENLPVVHGITFQMEQIFSNIISNSVKYKRKGIKPVISITAELVEKQEVPELAGLNPSYSEYYKISFEDNGIGFNQEHSQIIFELFQRLHGKNEYGGTGIGLTICKKIVENHHGYIGANGKPGEGAVFYFYLPVV
- a CDS encoding helix-turn-helix domain-containing protein, whose protein sequence is MKTINININRLDEVINELNTKLGGELKSKSGEYVMDIDNDLAKGTIKGICYKEGLSYLEYDLKFYEDVKIYMKSSKTNPILFMYCSNGTLTHNFLSNKAKRSLKQFQTAIVSAGRTETHELFFAKNVYTTLTIIHVEKNINGEYNNFTMLNKQLQELFASEKTDKNFAYFGTYNLQVYEQISQLKDIQAEGFSRIFQIQGIIYLILALEIQQHLFDTKNQEENLGSLTRFEMSKIKELSEMIKEHPEEQYTIKSLCGESGLSPAKLQEGFKLMHGRTVTDYIRNIRVEVSEELIKTTDMNISEVVYSVGLTSRSYFSKIFKEKYNCSPREYQNQKKMLAATA
- a CDS encoding TlpA family protein disulfide reductase; translated protein: MKKALLAFLAITFIGCDKNEKRSIAYFGGEIVNPRDNYVVLFKDDVVIDSAKLDNNNRFLFKLDNFKEGLYNFQHIEYQYVFIEKGDSINIRLNTLDFDESLVFSGPGSEKNNFLIDMFLVNEDEDALIDNYYFLEAIEFRKRVDSLKAMKLDQYHNLIKNHHLSKDARKIAKAVIDYSHFANMEIYPYMHKFKHRLHYIKKLPENFYDYRSEEHYSDSSLSYFRPYLNYMVMHFNNLSYVDCLGDCDKKNNKIEQTLHYHIHKLYLIDSLAKPQNLRDNLFRNAAYDYLLDGHNPANNKKFIAEFNKISKNNKHSEEIDDLYNNISDLQAGKTMPKVMLVSLDGKKIVIDSLDKNKKTVYYFWSLHQKNHMKHINKRVEELKQLFPEYNFVGININDDHKSWVNNLTSHKFNSHKQYRCANAEKARKKLVVNSLNKMIIASEDGTIINAFANAYDPELEKQLGKFAFEKPNGTILVQN